Genomic window (Tripterygium wilfordii isolate XIE 37 chromosome 11, ASM1340144v1, whole genome shotgun sequence):
tttatatgCTCGAAGTTTTCAAACTCTTCATGTTCTGATTGGGGCTCCTTAATATTggtattttgtgcttttcttccCTCCTTGTTTCTCTGGgtggttttcttttccttttcctgaaCTGACAATGTAATATAAGAGAACGTGAAGGTAGTTTGTTTTCATGTCTATTTTCTGCTAGAAGTGTTCGtttaatttcttatttctgaTGGTCCTAAGAGTAAAGGGGATTTCTGGTATTGCTTCATTTCAATGGTTTTAAAATTTCACTTTCCTTTGTTTCCTTGTTCCTAAGACTtttaaaatttagttgtggGGTTCACTATCACAATCTCTCAAtgaagttaaattcaaaatgatgAACAAGCTGTTGGGAGAATGGGAGCTTTTGGAGAAATGAATTGCCTGTTTCATTCTATATTAAAGTCCCTTTTGTTGTGGTTAATGTTCTAGAATACCATAGTTGGTTTTATGTGTCCTTTTTCTTAAGAAATAtcttcaatttttgtgtgaaatgagaacccttttttttttttgctatgtttCCCTATTTTTAGTCTGGGTATCTTATGAActctttgttttcaatttgcaGCAGGCGTCCCGTGTAGCATTGGGCATGTCCAGATTGCGGTGTGTCTTGAGAGGATTGGACTTCAAGACTTACATATTTTTGTTTGTGGTGGTTCCATTGTGTCTTTTTGGAGCATATTTACATGGTCAGAAAATCTCCTATTTTCTGAGGCCTTTATGGGAATCTCCTCCTAAACCCTTTCATGAAATCCCGCATTATTATCATGAGAACGTGTCGATGGAGAATCTTTGCAGACTTCATGGGTGGGGAATTCGCGAATCACCGAGAAGAGTCTTTGATGCAGTGTTGTTCAGTAATGAAGTAGACATTCTTACCCTTCGTTGGAAGGAATTGTATCCTTATATAACTCAGTTCGTGCTTTTTGAGTCAAACTCGACATTTACTGGCTTGCCCAAACCATTGCTCTTCTCGCTGAATCGTGATAAATTCAAATTCATAGAGTCACGGCTAAGTTATGGGACAATTGGGGGTAGATTTAAAAAAGGAGAAAACCCGTTTATCGAAGAGGCATATCAAAGAGTAACATTAGATAAGCTTCTTAGAAGAGCTGGAATAGAGGATGATGACTTGTTGATAATGTCTGACGTTGATGAGATTCCTTCAGCCCACACAATTAATCTCTTGAGGTGGTGCGACGACATCCCTCCCATTCTTCATCTTCAATTCAAGAACTacttgtactcttttgagtATTACGTTGACAACAACAGTTGGAGAGCTTCAGTTCACAGATATCAGACGGGAAAGACCAGATATGCACATTATCGGCAGACAGATGTCCTCTTGTCCGATTCTGGGTGGCATTGTAGCTTTTGCTTTCGGCATATCAGTGAGTTCATATTTAAGATGAAAGCATACAGCCATTATGACCGGGTGAGGTTCTCTCATTTCTTGAAACCCTCTAGGATTCAGGAGGTGATTTGCAAAGGGGCTGATCTGTTTGATATGCTTCCTGAAGAATACACATTTCAGGAAATAATTGCAAAGATGGGACCTATCCCTCGTTCCTATTCCGCTGTGCATCTCCCTTCATATTTGTTGAATAACGCTGAGAAGTACAAGTATCTATTACCTGGTAATTGCAAAAGGGAAGGTGGCTGATTCTATTTGAAATAACAAGGTTGAGGATGCAGATTTTGCTTTGGGCTGTGTTTGAATTTTTGATGGCCATGTTGTGGCATTAATTGGTAGAGAGCTATAACTTGTCTGAAAAATTCTCGATCATTCTTTAGACACCGGAAGAGCTTGATGGGTCCTTGATTTTGGGGGAAAAATTATGTACATTCCGTTTTGGTTTCTTCCAACATGGAGGTATATATTGTTTATCTATTCAGGGATTGTATTTGAGGTTCAATAGCACCTTTGAATGCTTATGTACCACCACCTCTCGTTAGCATGTCTCGATCTCCTTAGCTCATGAGATTAGAATTGATATATCCCAGGTTTCTATGGTTGAAATTTTGTTGtgatgcttttgtttttttgggtagTAATCTTATGATTTGCTTCTAACGGTGACTACAATGTCGATTTATCATCTCTTcccattttgttttttgtttgcttgATGACTGGTTTAGTTTTGGCATGTTGTATACTCATTTTTCATCCATGAAGCACCTGTTGTAGGAGGAATCTTCCTCATTTTCCACAAGACAAGGTGTGCTTTTGATTTCTTCCACCACTTGTCAGCTTCTGTGTATCTTGACCTCAAGGAGTCTTGGTCTCTTGTTAAAGTGTTGGTTTTTGCCCTTGTTTCTTCTGTATTAAGTTTTTTGTGTACAAGTTGACTTGGTCTCTCTCTTGGTGGTGGGAAGCTACCTCACCAGACACTCACTCAAAGCACGTCAGGAGATTCTCCCTCTAAATAACCCTCTCATTTTCCAACATTTGGGTTTGGCTAAGGCTGTGTTTGGATTAGCAATTGCGGCTCTGAATACTCTTGACAGAAGGGTGTTTTATCACCTGAACCAAACAGATCCCATATGACCATATGGGTTGACTGGTGATTATCTAGCCTCTGTGTGTCTGGTGGTGCTGCTACTGGTGTAGTTTGGAATAAGTTTTTAGTACTAATTTCCCCAAAatgttaatttattttcttcctttgaAGTGGTTGTTGTCATGCAAGTTGGAAATTCATTGGCCCATTAATGCCATGGAAAAACACATCATGAGTCATGACTTCGGTTGAAGACTTCGCATTTTTGTGGCTCCAACTGATACACAAATAGACCAGTAAGACCTGGTCGTCGTAAGCATCCTTTGGAATAATAAATGGTTTAAGAAAGTTGATAAGTTAGTAATTATTTGGATAATAATTTAGTGTTGAATCTCTGCAAGACTAGGTTCATATGGATTCATAAGATCTTGAGTTCAATTCCGAATAAGAGCAACACTCTTGTAGTCATGTGTTGAAAGTTTAGGTTCATATTAGGTATCCAAATGATAAACATATATGGTATTCttttcggttataaaaaaaatgataaattgtaaaaaaatgaaacaaattatTGAAATTGCGTGTTTAAATTAAAAGGATGTCGTTTTATAGGAAGAGTGATGAGGGATTGACTGGTGGTGGAAGGGTCGACCAGTCTACTTTCAGGAATTTGACTTTGCCCGTGAAAGAGGGACTCAGCCTTTTTGTTGCCGTATAGAAGATAGTGGGTATTGAACGATGACGCGTGGATCAT
Coding sequences:
- the LOC120009514 gene encoding uncharacterized protein LOC120009514 isoform X2; its protein translation is MSDGYSNSKKSDDICEEVCGQASRVALGMSRLRCVLRGLDFKTYIFLFVVVPLCLFGAYLHGQKISYFLRPLWESPPKPFHEIPHYYHENVSMENLCRLHGWGIRESPRRVFDAVLFSNEVDILTLRWKELYPYITQFVLFESNSTFTGLPKPLLFSLNRDKFKFIESRLSYGTIGGRFKKGENPFIEEAYQRVTLDKLLRRAGIEDDDLLIMSDVDEIPSAHTINLLRWCDDIPPILHLQFKNYLYSFEYYVDNNSWRASVHRYQTGKTRYAHYRQTDVLLSDSGWHCSFCFRHISEFIFKMKAYSHYDRVRFSHFLKPSRIQEVICKGADLFDMLPEEYTFQEIIAKMGPIPRSYSAVHLPSYLLNNAEKYKYLLPGNCKREGG
- the LOC120009514 gene encoding uncharacterized protein LOC120009514 isoform X1 — protein: MSDGYSNSKKSDDICEEVCGQQASRVALGMSRLRCVLRGLDFKTYIFLFVVVPLCLFGAYLHGQKISYFLRPLWESPPKPFHEIPHYYHENVSMENLCRLHGWGIRESPRRVFDAVLFSNEVDILTLRWKELYPYITQFVLFESNSTFTGLPKPLLFSLNRDKFKFIESRLSYGTIGGRFKKGENPFIEEAYQRVTLDKLLRRAGIEDDDLLIMSDVDEIPSAHTINLLRWCDDIPPILHLQFKNYLYSFEYYVDNNSWRASVHRYQTGKTRYAHYRQTDVLLSDSGWHCSFCFRHISEFIFKMKAYSHYDRVRFSHFLKPSRIQEVICKGADLFDMLPEEYTFQEIIAKMGPIPRSYSAVHLPSYLLNNAEKYKYLLPGNCKREGG